One Aneurinibacillus migulanus genomic region harbors:
- a CDS encoding phage holin family protein, which translates to MEKFESINRLFIFLGGFTASALFGDFDYLIKGILGLMAFDYLTGFIASAITGNLSSTKGFKGLLKKFVIIMVICSGHIADLMLQTQGNYVRDAFIYAYAALELISIAENAGRAGLPVPSFMKRVIAIFHEKEDLKKEKGA; encoded by the coding sequence TTGGAAAAGTTCGAGTCGATAAACAGGTTGTTTATCTTTTTAGGAGGATTTACTGCAAGTGCCTTGTTTGGTGATTTTGATTACTTAATTAAAGGAATTTTAGGGTTGATGGCGTTTGACTATTTGACAGGATTTATCGCATCAGCCATAACCGGAAATTTGTCAAGTACGAAAGGTTTTAAAGGCCTTTTGAAAAAGTTCGTCATTATCATGGTGATTTGCTCAGGTCATATTGCCGATCTCATGCTTCAAACTCAAGGGAATTATGTACGTGATGCATTTATTTACGCATATGCCGCGTTAGAACTTATTAGCATTGCAGAAAACGCAGGTAGAGCTGGTCTTCCTGTTCCGTCGTTTATGAAGCGTGTCATAGCTATCTTTCACGAAAAAGAAGACCTGAAGAAAGAAAAAGGTGCATAA
- a CDS encoding glycoside hydrolase family 25 protein: MTQIKGIDVSHHNGTVDWKKVAADGVKFVFLKASEGTTFVDKTFKTNAANARANGIRVGAYHYAKFGNVAEAKAEAQHFLRTVSGVKITYPLVLDLEENKKKASKVTLTDSAIVFLEAIEKAGYFAMIYAGKHFFETALDEKRLKPYALWIARYNSFLGRDAGIWQYTETGRVNGINGNVDMNWSFLDYAALIEKMGKTTTTPPKEEKKLMKTEDANKIIRILQDRWNASTCQDEKKEMGRLADEVRVAAGMKKVNV; this comes from the coding sequence GTGACACAAATCAAAGGAATTGACGTATCCCATCACAACGGAACTGTAGATTGGAAGAAAGTTGCCGCCGACGGTGTGAAGTTTGTTTTTCTTAAAGCCAGCGAAGGGACAACTTTTGTAGATAAGACTTTCAAAACAAATGCTGCGAATGCTCGTGCAAATGGAATCCGAGTTGGCGCTTATCATTACGCAAAATTCGGCAATGTCGCAGAAGCAAAGGCAGAAGCGCAGCACTTTTTGCGTACTGTTTCCGGTGTGAAAATCACATATCCGCTTGTGTTAGATTTAGAAGAGAACAAGAAGAAAGCAAGCAAAGTCACTTTGACAGATTCCGCAATCGTATTCCTGGAAGCGATTGAAAAGGCCGGATACTTTGCGATGATTTACGCGGGAAAGCACTTTTTTGAAACAGCATTAGATGAGAAACGATTAAAACCCTATGCGTTATGGATTGCGCGTTATAATTCGTTTTTAGGACGAGATGCGGGAATATGGCAATACACAGAGACAGGCCGAGTGAACGGAATCAATGGAAATGTAGATATGAACTGGTCATTTTTGGATTATGCTGCTCTTATCGAAAAGATGGGAAAGACAACCACTACACCACCCAAGGAGGAAAAGAAACTCATGAAAACAGAAGATGCAAACAAAATTATTCGTATTCTACAAGATAGATGGAATGCCTCAACGTGTCAGGATGAAAAGAAGGAAATGGGGCGGCTTGCCGATGAGGTGCGTGTGGCTGCTGGAATGAAGAAAGTGAATGTTTAA
- a CDS encoding DUF4183 domain-containing protein — MIIPTVQRYFYITDSDIQGPQVIPATEFTGDGGGPISEFTNLGQNSYSNLYINGILQEGSIYNVSLNALTINPNGSTIFAGEPIILEIVQFSAQVFP; from the coding sequence GTGATCATACCCACTGTTCAAAGATATTTTTATATCACAGACTCAGATATTCAGGGCCCTCAAGTTATTCCAGCTACTGAATTTACTGGTGATGGTGGAGGGCCAATAAGTGAATTTACAAACCTTGGACAAAACAGCTACAGTAATCTTTATATTAATGGAATATTACAAGAAGGTAGCATATACAACGTAAGCCTAAATGCTCTAACTATTAATCCCAATGGCAGCACTATTTTTGCAGGTGAACCTATTATCCTTGAAATTGTTCAGTTTTCCGCTCAAGTATTTCCTTAA
- a CDS encoding DUF4183 domain-containing protein: MPIVKPFIAGRKFTSTAGAGTGTGATFAIAATAFTDDTGAAATAFPASFSYYNLYINALIQTADTSTATTTTLTIPGGDVLDPATPITVEFVVT; this comes from the coding sequence ATGCCTATAGTTAAACCGTTTATAGCTGGTAGAAAGTTTACCTCTACAGCAGGGGCAGGAACAGGTACAGGTGCTACATTTGCGATTGCTGCTACAGCTTTTACCGATGATACTGGTGCAGCTGCGACAGCATTTCCAGCTTCATTTTCGTATTACAACCTGTATATTAACGCCCTGATTCAAACCGCTGATACTTCAACTGCAACCACAACTACATTAACGATCCCAGGTGGAGACGTGCTTGATCCAGCAACACCGATTACTGTTGAATTTGTTGTCACTTAG
- a CDS encoding tyrosine-type recombinase/integrase → MDTGLAASYIRSMHAIISKSLRKAAEWGAIKENIASLVTPPRIEKRQVRTWDLAEPNKFLQEIKKRKTGNSKLYIAYILAIYCGMHKGEILGLRWKDCDLEKGIIRIQQTLVKIKSSLSLQEPKTKGSIRTIMVPDFALQILKAHKIKQMEITLRVGSAYKEHDLVVANWNGSMIDPADINADFKIACKFADVPKIRFHDLRHTHATLLLQLGENPKVVSERLGHADISITLNTYSHVLPNMQESLAQNFDVAMKKSEKKPG, encoded by the coding sequence ATGGATACTGGACTTGCAGCAAGTTACATTCGCAGTATGCATGCTATTATAAGTAAATCTTTACGAAAAGCAGCTGAATGGGGCGCAATAAAAGAAAACATCGCTTCGTTAGTGACTCCACCAAGAATCGAAAAAAGACAGGTAAGAACATGGGATTTAGCAGAACCCAATAAGTTTTTACAAGAGATTAAAAAAAGAAAAACCGGAAACAGCAAGCTATACATTGCTTATATACTAGCTATTTATTGCGGCATGCATAAAGGAGAAATCCTGGGTTTACGTTGGAAAGATTGCGACCTCGAAAAAGGGATTATTCGTATTCAGCAAACATTAGTTAAAATAAAAAGTAGCTTGTCTCTTCAAGAACCAAAAACCAAAGGTTCTATTCGCACAATCATGGTTCCGGATTTCGCATTACAAATCCTTAAGGCACATAAAATCAAACAAATGGAAATAACACTACGTGTGGGTTCAGCTTACAAAGAGCACGACTTGGTGGTTGCGAATTGGAATGGTTCAATGATTGACCCGGCCGACATCAATGCCGATTTTAAAATTGCTTGCAAGTTTGCTGACGTGCCTAAAATTAGGTTTCATGATTTACGTCACACACATGCAACTCTTTTATTGCAGCTTGGAGAAAACCCCAAAGTCGTTAGCGAACGATTAGGACATGCAGACATTAGCATCACATTAAACACCTACTCTCATGTGCTTCCGAATATGCAAGAAAGTTTAGCTCAAAATTTCGATGTAGCTATGAAAAAATCCGAGAAAAAACCGGGCTGA
- a CDS encoding Arm DNA-binding domain-containing protein, which translates to MFSLHCTQLIHTIYIKKVGYFRKRGSKWSFSIDVGRDLETGKRKQKTVSGFKTKKEAEKACAELISQIENNEYIKESTDDYESYLLEYMENVAKHSIRPSTYELQHM; encoded by the coding sequence ATATTCTCACTTCATTGTACACAGCTTATCCACACCATTTACATAAAGAAGGTAGGATATTTTCGCAAACGCGGCTCTAAATGGTCTTTCTCCATCGATGTAGGGCGCGACCTAGAAACAGGCAAACGAAAGCAGAAAACCGTTAGTGGATTTAAAACAAAAAAGGAGGCTGAGAAGGCATGTGCTGAACTAATCTCACAAATAGAAAATAATGAATACATCAAAGAATCCACCGATGACTATGAGAGTTATTTATTAGAGTACATGGAAAATGTAGCAAAACATTCCATTCGTCCATCTACTTATGAGCTTCAACATATGTAA
- a CDS encoding helix-turn-helix domain-containing protein yields the protein MLAQRLRQARKAKGYTQEDLAKLVNTKKTTISNYETEYSSPSNEMLIDLANVLGTTTDYLLGRTANPSPKEAEKEMSLFFYDDLEGYDELSPEEKEVFREHMYDEARQAIELVKKLKKQGKRGGMYER from the coding sequence ATGCTTGCTCAACGCTTAAGGCAAGCTAGAAAAGCTAAGGGTTATACACAAGAAGATCTAGCTAAGTTAGTTAACACCAAAAAGACAACCATATCTAACTATGAAACAGAATATAGTTCTCCATCAAATGAAATGCTTATTGATTTAGCTAACGTACTAGGCACTACTACTGACTATCTTTTAGGACGTACAGCCAATCCGTCACCAAAAGAAGCTGAGAAAGAAATGAGCCTCTTCTTCTATGACGACCTAGAAGGATATGACGAACTTTCACCTGAAGAAAAAGAAGTTTTCCGAGAACATATGTATGACGAGGCAAGGCAAGCTATTGAACTTGTTAAGAAACTAAAGAAACAAGGCAAGCGAGGTGGTATGTATGAGCGATGA
- a CDS encoding helix-turn-helix domain-containing protein, translating to MKNLPLIHARKSKGFTQEELAGLMNRKKTTVSNWENGYFSPTL from the coding sequence ATGAAGAACCTGCCGTTAATTCATGCTAGGAAGTCTAAAGGTTTTACTCAGGAAGAATTGGCAGGACTAATGAACCGTAAAAAGACAACAGTTAGTAACTGGGAAAATGGATATTTTTCACCTACATTATAA
- a CDS encoding 2-methylcitrate dehydratase, producing MDIFHLHYNGEVKKVVNKQSGEKEITLVVPREQLRGKLDSLDDILGGKAAITFDSLVVNYNIEINTQTNEPLKKYQVDDKGVVHEVKPEGEQLETDFGLPKAKIPTKEEREKVEREIVGEFILSGLAPSYEDLPYDFTDIVKRRLEGETYMKLASELGISSGKIVELIDEYRKRVVPLAMKWDEWRQGKEQPKQEAKEEPKAEMEDKPEGNESEDKGEDEEEQQDGVA from the coding sequence ATGGATATTTTTCACCTACATTATAACGGGGAAGTAAAGAAAGTAGTGAACAAGCAGTCTGGTGAGAAGGAAATCACGCTTGTGGTTCCGAGAGAGCAGCTACGAGGTAAGCTTGATTCGCTAGACGACATTCTTGGCGGAAAAGCAGCCATCACATTTGATTCATTGGTAGTCAACTATAACATCGAAATCAATACACAAACCAATGAGCCGCTGAAAAAGTACCAGGTAGACGACAAGGGTGTTGTACATGAAGTGAAGCCTGAGGGTGAGCAACTGGAAACAGATTTTGGTCTTCCGAAAGCGAAAATCCCGACCAAAGAAGAGCGAGAGAAGGTCGAACGTGAAATCGTTGGCGAGTTTATTCTCAGCGGATTGGCACCGAGCTATGAGGATCTGCCGTATGACTTCACTGATATTGTGAAACGTCGTCTGGAGGGCGAGACATACATGAAATTGGCGTCTGAGTTAGGCATTTCTTCTGGCAAGATTGTAGAGCTGATAGACGAGTATCGGAAACGCGTAGTTCCATTGGCAATGAAGTGGGATGAGTGGAGACAAGGGAAGGAACAGCCGAAACAGGAGGCTAAAGAAGAGCCGAAAGCTGAAATGGAGGACAAGCCTGAGGGGAACGAATCAGAAGACAAGGGAGAAGACGAAGAAGAGCAACAAGATGGTGTTGCGTAA
- the lepB gene encoding signal peptidase I, with translation MSTNLEAKQDETLRVTEDYSPYTIPQGTVFVLGDNRWNSYDSRVFGSIKLEQIIGKVVK, from the coding sequence CTGAGTACAAATTTAGAAGCAAAACAAGATGAAACACTTCGGGTTACGGAAGATTATAGTCCGTATACGATTCCTCAAGGAACAGTATTTGTACTAGGCGACAATCGCTGGAATAGCTATGACAGTCGAGTATTCGGATCTATAAAGTTAGAACAAATCATAGGTAAGGTTGTAAAGTAA
- a CDS encoding CPBP family intramembrane glutamic endopeptidase translates to MPGSIGEEVGWRGYMLTRLIDARVSRPILVSGMIWGVWHLPLMVAGLYYASPILLLSIVLFMISVTSFGYVIAYLRLATGSIWPAVFLHSTWNAIIQNVFDLFTQGDSVLLWTGESGVFVALTLLATAFIFSKKQWTMIRTLPKQGEPLV, encoded by the coding sequence TTGCCCGGAAGCATTGGAGAAGAAGTAGGGTGGCGCGGTTACATGCTCACACGCTTGATCGATGCCCGAGTTTCCCGGCCTATTCTCGTAAGCGGAATGATTTGGGGTGTTTGGCATCTACCGCTCATGGTAGCTGGATTATACTACGCTAGTCCAATACTTCTTCTTTCTATCGTTCTTTTTATGATCTCGGTCACGTCCTTTGGGTATGTGATTGCGTATTTGCGTTTAGCAACTGGAAGCATCTGGCCTGCAGTCTTCTTACATTCAACATGGAATGCCATCATCCAAAACGTCTTTGACCTTTTTACACAAGGTGATTCTGTATTATTGTGGACGGGAGAATCTGGTGTTTTTGTCGCACTTACTTTGCTGGCAACAGCGTTCATCTTTTCGAAAAAACAATGGACGATGATTCGTACCCTTCCTAAACAAGGTGAGCCGTTGGTTTAA